A segment of the Aureimonas sp. SA4125 genome:
ATCATCTCGCCGAGCCCGCCGGGCGCGACCGCGAGGATCGCCGAGACATGGTCGAGGTCGCCGAAGCGCTCGACGACGGCCGTGAAGCCGACGAAGGCGGTGCCGATGAGGACGATGCCGCTGAGACAGCCGCCGAGCGCCAGCCGCGGCATGCGCCGCAGCCGGTCGAGCCGGAAGCGCAGGCCGAGCGAGGTGCCGATGGCGAGCTGGGCGGCAAACAGGACGAGCGGCGGAACCGGCGGCAGCGGGTGCCCGGCGCCGACGACGGCGACGCAGAGGAGCATGGGCGCGATGATGTAGGCGTTGACGATCCTCAGCCGCGTCGCTGCGGCGGCCAGCGCGGCGGCGACCGTGGCGAGCACCAGGATCTCGCCGAGGCCGGCCATGCCGAACAGCGGTTGCGGCGCCTGGCCGGTGCCGGCGACCAGCCCGAGCCAGAGCGGGATCAGTACCAGCACGAGGACCACCCTCAGCGTATGGACCAGGGCGACAGCCTGCTCGTCGGCCTCCAGCTCCTGCGCCAGCGTCGCCATTTCCGCCATGCCGGCCGGGAGCGAGCAGAGCACGGCCGTCAGCCGGTCGATGCCGGCGATCTTGGCGAGGGGAAAGGCGAGGAGGAGACCGGCAAGGTTCGACAGGACGGCGACGGCCAGCATCACCGGCATGAGTGCTCCGAGGGCGCTCAGAATGTCGGGAGACAGCACCGCCCCGACCGACGCGCCGACGAAGAGCTGGCCGCCGCGCCTGAGGGTACGGCCGCCGGGGACCGTGCCGACGACGTTGGCGACGATGGCCGCGCCGCAGAG
Coding sequences within it:
- a CDS encoding AbrB family transcriptional regulator, with the translated sequence MAGSLPPGPPERRHTRRRGVLRAAGLWSLTLGAALAGALLFRALHLPLAAILGSLCGAAIVANVVGTVPGGRTLRRGGQLFVGASVGAVLSPDILSALGALMPVMLAVAVLSNLAGLLLAFPLAKIAGIDRLTAVLCSLPAGMAEMATLAQELEADEQAVALVHTLRVVLVLVLIPLWLGLVAGTGQAPQPLFGMAGLGEILVLATVAAALAAAATRLRIVNAYIIAPMLLCVAVVGAGHPLPPVPPLVLFAAQLAIGTSLGLRFRLDRLRRMPRLALGGCLSGIVLIGTAFVGFTAVVERFGDLDHVSAILAVAPGGLGEMIASAATLGLLAAAVAGFQLTRSILTNLCLPPIIRWAVRGRPSA